Part of the Spinacia oleracea cultivar Varoflay chromosome 5, BTI_SOV_V1, whole genome shotgun sequence genome, cgctaaaccaattagttaagtttgaaattcaattagttaatcaacgaaaccaattagttatgcaaccgaACTAATTAGGatcaattaattaagattttatgagttttagttattaataaggttgttcgaaaataataattattcgactcataaatttaactatttgtctttataccttaactattttgttattcaattagttatgattttattacttatatttatgttttacactagtttagttagtaccaaaaaacatggtctaaccgttagacggTCTCACGTCACACAAAagcttttatttaataaaataatttatttgaaTCTTTAACATGAAAAGAATATCCTGTACCATAACATATTGTAAGTCTGTACGTTAAaatattctaatcaaaattaaacATGCTCAAACTTGGATAGCAAGAAAATAATGAAATACATTTCACAAATGATATAATGAAACAAAAAACTATTACCCCGTacattacaaaaaaaattactagTTACCAAAACATTGGGCCACCACTCTATTTAAGCCAAAGGTCCAAAGGCATCGTAGCAGGCCTAGCCCAGTCTTTGCAGGATTCTCCCTCCaacggcccactataggcccaaatACTTCTTTGTTTCCAAGGTTCAATTACTCTAGATTGAATACAACTTGACTTTAATCACTGATATACATATAGGATGTTGTTAAGTGTTGTCTTAATTAAACAGGCAATGGTATGGTGGAATAAGCTAAGCTTTATGTAACTATATAATACTTGGACACCGTTCTGCAATAGATGTATCGTTTCTCTTTTGGACACTGTTCATTAACTAAATTTGACAATTATTCTTTTACATTATGTAAAAACCAACATAGTCAAGtcagatcttgttaaattcgtatcaatgtgaggattccaaatatcaattatttataatttttactatcaggcaattagagatattaatgttcaaataagcatgttgggatacgtgaaaaaagaaatgatgTATCTATtgcgaaacggaggaagtaaaaaATACTATACGGAAACAACTTCTTAACTAAAAATGGTGACTTTATGCATGATATAATGGGTgtgccttcttcttcctcttatttgctcatttggaaACCAACGAATTCAATGGGCAAGTAAAGTTCTTGGTTATACATGCAgcataataaaaaaattgcTTAATTATGATGTCATTAGTTGACTAATTGGTCGGAATATGAACTAAGGTAACAATTGATATCAATTGTTAGAATGGTAGATAGAAATTGAAAACTTTTAACAATATAGTAAGTATTCTAATAGACAAACTCCCTATCAACCTCAGTAATATTGACAAATTTTCCGAGTATTGCCTTGAAAACTCCTTAGTAACTTGTAGGAATACAAATAAGcataataatgataatgaaATATAATGAAAATATCATAACTAATTCCAGTATTTTAATCGATAATATTATCCAGCTTGTACTCAGTGGCGGAACTACAGAGGGTCCTGGTGGGTCACGTGACCCAGTGAaattttgaaaaggaaaaagaaagtaaaaaatGGGATCTAAGAGACCTGGTATATCTGAAAACTGATCTCTTGGGTAATAATAAACCCCccagccccccccccccccccccgacaCATAAGAGACCGGAAGGGGCTGCTAAATTCTTAATCAAACCTAATAGAGCAGTCCCAAAACAGTCTGGTCTCTTAAGTTTTTGAATAATACACCTTCGGCGCATACTTTAAAACTACAAGCCCAGTTATTTAAACCCTTaacaaataattataataattttgTAGGTATTTAATTGCAATATGAATATTTATTACTTTTGGGACCCGAAAAATTATGGATACGCTACTACTTgtactaataataaataataatttatataaccaatacaaaaaaataattacagttttaaaatcaattttcagTGTTGTACAGTTATCCAAACACATATATAGGTAACCAATGGCGGATCTTTGTTGTGGCTGGGGTGGGCCTGGCCCCCCGCCGAAaaattttgtagtgtatttttagttacggcccccactaaaatttgtgtataattgtataattacataGTATATTGCTCAATTTTTTTCTACCGACCCCCCTCGTAAAACCGTTCAAGGTCCGCCACTGTAGGTAACACAacacaaaatccaaacacacacccacacacaaacaaaaaaaaaaaaaaccccaataaggataaagttaattattttataaacgTGCAATTAATACATAAGTAGTACAATTGTATATTGACTAAAACTCTTGGTTGTGGTCCTTGTGAATCCAGTTTTACTTCTTTTTACGATAGAATTAGGAAAGTTAGAGTTATATTCATGTTAAGCTTTTTAATTATTCTATGTTCCCGTTATTAGTTTTAATGTCGAGTAGGATTAGGAAACTATTGTATTATAAATACGTTGACACTTCTAGCTATTTTATTCATCCATATTCTATAGATCAAAGTTAGAGAATTAAACAAAATAATGGCGGGTGGAATAATTATTGATGGTGGAAAGGTTGGTAAAGAGTATCCAGGAAAACTAACTGGTTACGTGTTTTTGAGTTGCCTTCTTGCGGCTGCTGGAGGATTGATATTCGGTTATGACATCGGGATTTCaggtatatattttattaatcgAATTATATTTTATCtcaaggtttaatttaattCTTATTTCTTGAATTGAATTAATTCATCTAGCTAGCTAGTGATTCTCTTGATTACGGAGTAGTAAATCTCATATATACATGCTAATTAATTAAAGAGTATTAATCGTGCGTTTCTGATTagcaagtgattggcttgaATTGATTTAATTGATCTAGCTAGTGATTTTCTTAATTAGTACTTcgtaaatttcataaatcatgctaattaaTTAAGAGTATTAATCGTACGTTTCTTATTAGATAGTGATTCTCTTAATTAGTAAATCTCATATATACATGCTAATTAATTAAGAGTATTAATTGTACGCTTCTTATTAGatacatcaattttttttaactttttttgacGGATACATCAATTGATATAATTATAATTAGTAAATCTCATATATacatgctaattaattatgagtaTTAATCGTACGCTTCTTATTAGATACATCAATTGATATAAATATAATGATATGTAGGTGGAGTTACATCAATGCCGATGTTTTTGGAGAAATTCTTCCCATCAGTGTATAGACAACAGATGGCGGACTCAGGGACGAACCAGTACTGTAAATTCAATAGCGTCAAGTTAACTATGTTCACGTCCTCTTTATACTTGGCTGCATTAGTAGCTTCTATCGTGGCATCAACTGTCACTCGAAAGTGGGGCCGCAAGCGATCCATGTTTGTTGGAGGCCTCCTCTTCCTGGCTGGTGGTGCTATTAATGCAGCTGCTCAAAACGTTGCCATGCTTATCATCGGTCGTATACTTCTTGGTTTTGGCATCGGCTTCGCTAATCAGGTATAACTTCTTTCTATCTGACTTACTTTGACTAAactgaaacttatctgaacttaattgaacttttatcaagaataaacttatttgtgtgtgaaaatttctgaaaaaaaacttattttttctgaacttatattaactATAATATATGTCGAACAAAATAGAGTTACAGTATGAGATGTTTATAAAATCAATCTAGAATACGTTGAAATAATATTATTATCTATAATCAAAGGGGATCTACGTTGTACAAAGGGTTGTCTAccctattttgtttttttaagaaacaaaaatcttcaaaaaaaattgaaaattaaatttgGCAGTAAATACAAGTATATAAGTAATACAACTACTAATTATTAGAGCAAAAAGTAATTGCAAATGAGACGTGCCTGGTTTCAGTAGATAGCCAATCTCACTCTTGTTACCCTATGAACACTTGTTAAAGTCGTCCTACAAGCATTTTTGTTAAACTTTTTCTTAACTTGATTTTTGCATAATTACAATTATATACAATAAATTTTCTAAACATGTTAGGATTTTACATTAATATTCTAATATTGTATTCTGCATGTTCTTTAATCAACTTTTTGCTACTTTTAAATATAACTTCCtattttacttaattttttAAAGTGTGCTACTTGTTCTGGTATTGGAACATAGCGTCTAGCATATTAACTTGTTGATTAATGAGTACTTAGTAATCAACCAATTCAAGTAATTATTGTTGAATAATTATATTTTGCAGTCAGTACCTGTGTTTCTGTCAGAGATGGCACCTTACAAGCATCGTGGTGCGCTAAACATGATGTTCCAACTCACAATCACAATAGGAATCCTCATAGCCAATCTCCTTAACTACGTATTTGCCAAAGTTGACCACATTGGGTGGAGGTTGAGTCTCGGAGGAGCTATGGTTCCTGCTCTCATTATCCTTTTTGGTTCTTTAATCCTTCCCGAAACCCCCAACTCCCTCATTGAAAGAGGCAAACCCGATGAAGCTAAGAAACAACTGTTGAAAATTCGAGGGGTAGAAAATGTTGATGCCGAATTCGAAGACCTAGTTACAGCTAGTGAAGCCTCCGAGAAGGTGAAAGACCCTTGGAAAAGCCTCTTTAAGGACAGACAATATAGACCCCCTCTTATATTCGCCTTTGTAATCCCAATGTTTCAACAACTTACTGGGATCAATGTGATCATGTTCTACGCACCTGTTCTATTTAAAACAATCGGATTTGCAGATGATGCCTCCCTTATGTCAGCAGTTATTACTGGTGGGGTTAACGTTGTTGCTACTTTAGTTTCTATTTATGGTGTTGATAAATGGGGAAGGCGCTCTCTTTTCCTTCAAGGTGGCAGCCAAATGCTCATTTTTCAGGTAATCCATCTTTTTTCAATTGATCTTCTTATTTTACTGAAATCATTAGAATAATTTGGTTGATTAACGACTTATAATATATCTATGTATTGTCAGATACTGGTAGCATCATTCATCGGATGGAAATTTGGGGTGACAGGAGATGCAGCAAATTTGCCAGAATGGTATGCAATTGTAGTTGTATTGTTTATATGCATCTACGTAGCTGGATTCGCATGGTCATGGGGACCTCTAGGATGGCTAGTACCAAGTGAAATCTTCCCTCTTGAAGTTCGATCTGCTGCACAGAGCATCAATGTATCAGTTAACATGATATTCACCTTTATAATTGCCCAAGCTTTCCTCCCAATGTTATGTGCCATGAAGTTTGGACTCTTTATCTTTTTCGCCTTCTTCGTGGTAGTTATGACAATATTCATCTACTTCTTGTTGCCTGAGACCAAGAATGTGCCTATTGAAGAGATGAATCTTGTTTGGAAGAACCACAAGTTCTGGGGTCATTTCATTCCAGATGACGTAGTTACTCCAGAGATGCCCGTGCTTAAGGCTTAATTAATTCTCTTTTTTAGTATTTTATCCTTTTTAAGATTATTAAGTACTCGATCAAGTATTATATATGATATGTTTTAGTAGATAGTCGTGTTTAATTCGTTCATTCATTAACTCTTATGAAGTTATAATAAACTTGTACGTTGAGAATTTTCataaggagttatttatttattattatgcacTAATTTTGTCATGTGTTTATAAATAATTATCATACCATGTATGGTCGTTTCCGGTAGTTGGCAATTTTTGTTTGAATCACTcgttactccgtatttatttgtGCAATTGCAATGGTTGAGATATACTTCATGGACTACAGTTTTGTGGAAAATGAGTACTTAATCACTAAATAAAATCTACACGATTAAATAATACTAACTTCTAATATCGAGTTTCCAACATTTGATACTGGAACAAACATTGAAACTGTTAAGCTCATtgtttaataatataaataagcGAATTAAATTTaagtataaattttaaaataatcaAAGCTGAAATCatatattaatttaataaatacaaacttttaagAAAGACGGTATAGCAGTTAGACCACTTTTACGCATgcactttaactaattagttaaccgctaaaccaattagttaagtttgaaattcaattagttaatcaacgaaaccaattagttatgcaaccgaACTAATTAGGatcaattaattaagattttatgagttttagttattaataaggttgttcgaaaataataattattcgactcataaatttaactatttgtctttataccttaactattttgttattcaattagttatgattttattacttatatttatgttttacactagtttagttagtaccaaaaaacatggtctaaccgttagacggTCTCACGTCACACAAAagcttttatttaataaaataatttatttgaaTCTTTAACATGAAAAGAATATCCTGTACCATAACATATTGTAAGTCTGTACGTTAAaatattctaatcaaaattaaacATGCTCAAACTTGGATAGCAAGAAAATAATGAAATACATTTCACAAATGATATAATGAAACAAAAAACTATTACCCCGTacattacaaaaaaaattactagTTACCAAAACATTGGGCCACCACTCTATTTAAGCCAAAGGTCCAAAGGCATCGTAGCAGGCCTAGCCCAGTCTTTGCAGGATTCTCCCTCCaacggcccactataggcccaaatACTTCTTTGTTTCCAAGGTTCAATTACTCTAGATTGAATACAACTTGACTTTAATCACTGATATACATATAGGATGTTGTTAAGTGTTGTCTTAATTAAACAGGCAATGGTATGGTGGAATAAGCTAAGCTTTATGTAACTATATAATACTTGGACACCGTTCTGCAATAGATGTATCGTTTCTCTTTTGGACACTGTTCATTAACTAAATTTGACAATTATTCTTTTACATTATGTAAAAACCAACATAGTCAAGtcagatcttgttaaattcgtatcaatgtgaggattccaaatatcaattatttataatttttactatcaggcaattagagatattaatgttcaaataagcatgttgggatacgtgaaaaaagaaatgatgTATCTATtgcgaaacggaggaagtaaaaaATACTATACGGAAACAACTTCTTAACTAAAAATGGTGACTTTATGCATGATATAATGGGTgtgccttcttcttcctcttatttgctcatttggaaACCAACGAATTCAATGGGCAAGTAAAGTTCTTGGTTATACATGCAgcataataaaaaaattgcTTAATTATGATGTCATTAGTTGACTAATTGGTCGGAATATGAACTAAGGTAACAATTGATATCAATTGTTAGAATGGTAGATAGAAATTGAAAACTTTTAACAATATAGTAAGTATTCTAATAGACAAACTCCCTATCAACCTCAGTAATATTGACAAATTTTCCGAGTATTGCCTTGAAAACTCCTTAGTAAATTGTAGGAATACAAATAAGcataataatgataatgaaATATAATGAAAATATCATAACTAATTCCAGTATTTTAATCGATAATATTATCCAGCTTGTACTCAGTGGCGGAACTACAGAGGGTCCTGGTGGGTCACGTGACCCAGTGAaattttgaaaaggaaaaagaaagtaaaaaatGGGATCTAAGAGACCTGGTATATCTGAAAACTGATCTCTTGGGTAATAATAAACCCCCCAGCCCCCCCCCCCCGACACATAAGAGACCGGAAGGGGCTGCTAAATTCTTAATCAAACCTAATAGAGCAGTCCCAAAACAGTCTGGTCTCTTAAGTTTTTGAATAATACACCTTCGGCGCATACTTTAAAACTACAAGCCCAGTTATTTAAACCCTTaacaaataattataataattttgTAGGTATTTAATTGCAATATGAATATTTATTACTTTTGGGACCCGAAAAATTATGGATACGCTACTACTTgtactaataataaataataatttatataaccaatacaaaaaaataattacagttttaaaatcaattttcagTGTTGTACAGTTATCCAAACACATATATAGGTAACCAATGGCGGATCTTTGTTGTGGCTGGGGTGGGCCTGGCCCCCCGCCGAAaaattttgtagtgtatttttagttacggcccccactaaaatttgtgtataattgtataattacataGTATATTGCTCAATTTTTTTCTACCGACCCCCCTCGTAAAACCGTTCAAGGTCCGCCACTGTAGGTAACACAacacaaaatccaaacacacacccacacacaaacaaaaaaaaaaaaaaccccaataaggataaagttaattattttataaacgTGCAATTAATACATAAGTAGTACAATTGTATATTGACTAAAACTCTTGGTTGTGGTCCTTGTGAATCCAGTTTTACTTCTTTTTACGATAGAATTAGGAAAGTTAGAGTTATATTCATGTTAAGCTTTTTAATTATTCTATGTTCCCGTTATTAGTTTTAATGTCGAGTAGGATTAGGAAACTATTGTATTATAAATACGTTGACACTTCTAGCTATTTTATTCATCCATATTCTATAGATCAAAGTTAGAGAATTAAACAAAATAATGGCGGGTGGAATAATTATTGATGGTGGAAAGGTTGGTAAAGAGTATCCAGGAAAACTAACTGGTTACGTGTTTTTGAGTTGCCTTCTTGCGGCTGCTGGAGGATTGATATTCGGTTATGACATCGGGATTTCaggtatatattttattaatcgAATTATATTTTATCtcaaggtttaatttaattCTTATTTCTTGAATTGAATTAATTCATCTAGCTAGCTAGTGATTCTCTTGATTACGGAGTAGTAAATCTCATATATACATGCTAATTAATTAAAGAGTATTAATCGTGCGTTTCTGATTagcaagtgattggcttgaATTGATTTAATTGATCTAGCTAGTGATTTTCTTAATTAGTACTTcgtaaatttcataaatcatgctaattaaTTAAGAGTATTAATCGTACGTTTCTTATTAGATAGTGATTCTCTTAATTAGTAAATCTCATATATACATGCTAATTAATTAAGAGTATTAATTGTACGCTTCTTATTAGatacatcaattttttttaactttttttgacGGATACATCAATTGATATAATTATAATTAGTAAATCTCATATATacatgctaattaattatgagtaTTAATCGTACGCTTCTTATTAGATACATCAATTGATATAAATATAATGATATGTAGGTGGAGTTACATCAATGCCGATGTTTTTGGAGAAATTCTTCCCATCAGTGTATAGACAACAGATGGCGGACTCAGGGACGAACCAGTACTGTAAATTCAATAGCGTCAAGTTAACTATGTTCACGTCCTCTTTATACTTGGCTGCATTAGTAGCTTCTATCGTGGCATCAACTGTCACTCGAAAGTGGGGCCGCAAGCGATCCATGTTTGTTGGAGGCCTCCTCTTCCTGGCTGGTGGTGCTATTAATGCAGCTGCTCAAAACGTTGCCATGCTTATCATCGGTCGTATACTTCTTGGTTTTGGCATCGGCTTCGCTAATCAGGTATAACTTCTTTCTATCTGACTTACTTTGACTAAactgaaacttatctgaacttaattgaacttttatcaagaataaacttatttgtgtgtgaaaatttctgaaaaaaaacttattttttctgaacttatattaactATAATATATGTCGAACAAAATAGAGTTACAGTATGAGATGTTTATAAAATCAATCTAG contains:
- the LOC110781806 gene encoding sugar transport protein 1-like, producing MAGGIIIDGGKVGKEYPGKLTGYVFLSCLLAAAGGLIFGYDIGISGGVTSMPMFLEKFFPSVYRQQMADSGTNQYCKFNSVKLTMFTSSLYLAALVASIVASTVTRKWGRKRSMFVGGLLFLAGGAINAAAQNVAMLIIGRILLGFGIGFANQSVPVFLSEMAPYKHRGALNMMFQLTITIGILIANLLNYVFAKVDHIGWRLSLGGAMVPALIILFGSLILPETPNSLIERGKPDEAKKQLLKIRGVENVDAEFEDLVTASEASEKVKDPWKSLFKDRQYRPPLIFAFVIPMFQQLTGINVIMFYAPVLFKTIGFADDASLMSAVITGGVNVVATLVSIYGVDKWGRRSLFLQGGSQMLIFQILVASFIGWKFGVTGDAANLPEWYAIVVVLFICIYVAGFAWSWGPLGWLVPSEIFPLEVRSAAQSINVSVNMIFTFIIAQAFLPMLCAMKFGLFIFFAFFVVVMTIFIYFLLPETKNVPIEEMNLVWKNHKFWGHFIPDDVVTPEMPVLKA